TCTTCTCTGAAAAATCCTCTCATGCCAGAGTTTAGCGAATCACTGGAGCCCACAGatcacaggagaagagggaccTATGCTAATATGCCAGTGAGGTACAGTTCCTACTTCTCTGATGTCTGAAAAGGATTTCAGTCTACATGTCTGGGTACGAAAGTTATGGCGCAGACTGGCTGAGTGGCAGTGGAGCTACGGACGTCTCCCATGGATAGACACACAGGCATCCTTTCAGGCTGCCCTACCTTCTCCTGTTAATAGAAAGTAGCTTTTTTCCCGTCTTTAAACTTTGTCCAGTAAAGCAAAAGTACAGGTCTTTCATTATCATTTGGATCAATGATAGCTGTAACATTTCTTGAGATAAAAAAAGGCCACAGGTCCTGGTGGGATCATGTGTGACTTGTCAAATAAAGCTCTGTATTCACATACAACATATAGTTGCTCTGGCAtagctttgcttttaaactaACAGGGTAAGAAGATTGAGAAGCAGGTGCACAGCTCCAAAGATAAATAGTTTTTTCAAGTTTTATTGATCCATCCCTTTCTAAGAGGCCTCCTCTAAATTTTTGTCGCTCATTGACAGCTGTAGACAGCATGAATGGACTGTTTGCAAgatcacacacaaaataaacacCAATGTAGACaagtgattttctttctgcattttcactCAAGGTGGCAATGAACttttaaggaaacaaaacctttcCTAGTGTATACACAGATTTGGTTCATTACATTTCCTAAATAATCCAAATTTGGCTTCTGATCCTGCAGAATCCAACAGGCAGTCGGCTACCTGATTAGCTAATCTGAATAAGCAAATACAACTGACATGCACAACTTTGTAAGGTACCTATCTATTTCAGCATGACACGCAGCAGTTTGGTAACATTAGTAGGTGCAGAAGCTTCCGTCAATGGCATGCTAATGTCAGTGCCCTGGAGGAGAAAAGGCCATCTTTCTAAGTGGCCAGGACAGTAGCTAAGCTTCTCCTACAAGTTTCTCCATGGTAcatttgtttattatttatagctttagtTATAAATTACAGGCTCCCTCAGAGTATGGATAATTAATCTTGTGAAAAACTACAGCAGTGTTTCATATGAACAAGCCATTCACTGATAACTAGGGAAATCTGCCTCAATAGGATAACTCTTGGGAACAAAGTTACACATGGTAACAGAATTGGAGCCTTAGGGCCTGAAGACAATGCTATTTCTGTTATTAGCTGCAGTGGGAGCAATGTGGGCTTCATACTTTAAAAATCAAGGAAATCCATATATGCACGGTAATATGCAGCTCTTACAGTTAGTATTGAAAGTGTCCCTAGAAGTGATTTCCCTGTGTATAATTAGGTGAGGCTGAGCTGCAATCCATCTCTCCCTTATAAGATGTGAATATGTGAATTGGATTTTAATAAGTTTAATAGTGGCATGCTATAGAAAATGACTGCATCATTTAGAATCTGTTTATCAAATCGTTTCCTCCACAAATACTCCTAGTTAAGCTGATGCTTTCAAATTGAAGCAGGTAGCATCTGGTCTGGTCTGCAAAGACCAGACTGCAACCCCTTCATCTCTGACTGCAAGCATTTGCTGAGACAGCTTGTCCCCTGGGAAGCAGATCGCAGAGGGTCCCTGCTCTCATTTTATACGTCTGCCTCAATTTGCTGCAGAACCAGGTGAAACGTGAAGCCGACAGAACTACTTCCATAACTTCCCACCAGTGTGACCAGGGGGCTTACAATCTGCCTCGGAGGATTTTTCTCTCTAATAGTTCAATTCTTTCAGTCTCTCCctgggttgtggttttttctgttttgaactTTTTATATGATTTCCTTTCTACCTCAGCTACTGCCTCCGCAAAATGGCCTCTGAACAGCAAGATGCTGTTCCAATGTGCTGTATACTGCACTGCAGTCCTAGCAGAGGCGTATAATTACACCTAAGCTTGTGGCAGGTCAGCACCTGTCTTCCTCAGGGACGGTCTCTATGGGGTGTACTGGGATATTTAACTAAGAGCAAATGACGTATGGAAAATCCTGATATCTGTCACTATAGTGAAGGAATCATGAAAGCTGTGTTACCCATTGGTTTTCCCATTTCCCCATGATGACAGCAGGACCAAACGATCGGGCAGGGTTCATACTGGCGCCGGTGTAATTGATCTAAAGTAGAGACAAAATGTTACCTGTTATTAAAGTCTTGAAGGGagttatttaatttctgttagTCCTTGCACTATGGGAAACTCCTATTTATTTGGCTTCTCATCCTGACAGTGGGTATTGTCACTCTCATTAGTCTTATCACAAAATTAACAAAGTCATTACATAAACAAGTAGAAAAGTTCTGATGCAACACCCTACCCAAGGAGACCCCCATGCTACTTCAAAGTGTTTTGGTGTGGATCCAAAAAGAATATAGGAGCTATATAGCTATAGCATCTAAAAAGGCCATAGAAGTTTGCATCTACTTCTGAAGTAGCCATAAAGAGAAAAtagttctatttttttaaagagaagccATTAACTTACAGCAAATAAATGTCCAATTGCAACAGAAAATCCAATTGCTAAAGCTACTGAACCAGTGACATCACTTCGTTTTGAATCACAGCTGGCAAAAATAGTAAAAACCAGCTGGAATGTAATTATCAACTCCACCAGGAGTCCATGGCCAGCGGAAAGATCTCCGTGTacctggaagaagggaaagaaacagcCGAAATGAAGGAAAGGTGATATTGCAAATCAAAAAGCCACTACGTACATTAATTGTATTTCAATTAAAGGTATTTCTAATGGTACACAGTGAAAGACACCGCTGAACTTTTAAAGGTACAGGTCATCCCAcccccatcccttcccccctttataccttttttaaaaaaattgttgtttttttttttttattttgtgagcCATGGAAAATTGCTGCTGGACTGAGAACAGAAGGCTTCACAGTAACATCCAAAAAGAACTTCAAAGTTAGACTGCAGAAGTATAGTTTATTTTTACACAGGGATTTGCAAATGCTGCACTTCCCCTTCACCAGTTTTTTTCTTGGGAGCACTGTAATTTACTATTCAATTATAAATTCATTAATTAGCCctgaattaattaatttaaatttcaattaaaaattaagcagTGTGTGGCTCAAGTGCATTTTTAATAAGTCCTGCAACAGGGCTAACTGATGGCATTCCTTATTAGTTTAGAACAAAGCCGAAATCTAAGCCACAATCTATTTCAGAAGTATGTCATTTTAAATTGATGTTTTTTCAATCCCCATCATAACGGCATAGAAtccatttccccctccccagcccataaaaaaaggcatttcacGCATATATTATTTAAATTCTGTATGTAAATTAACATTACCTGCTGTCATCAGATTTGGGGAAGTTCTAGGAAAGAGAACTTCTATAAAAAGAACAGCTATAGATATTACGCTGCATAAACCCATCCTAAGAAGAGATTTAAGCCCTGTCTAGATGCTGTAAATAAACCAGCAAGCTCTCAAAATCTCTGCTTGAGCTCTCTTTATTCTCCATGACACTGATTGCATTTTCTTAGGCTCTAAGCTAGTCTAGTTTACGAGTCAGAGGAGAAGTGATTACCGCAGTGACTCCCAGGCCTCCTACCACGCTTGGTGGTGTGATGAGGTAAAGGATGCCTGCGCCTACGATGGCTCCCAGGCACTGGGCAAGAATGTAGAAGACGGACTTGGCGAGGCTGATCTTCCTCGTGCAGACCATTGCCACTGTCACAGCAGGGTTAATGTGGCCTCCGCTGATGTGTCCAAAGCACTGCACCATGGTTGCAATGCTGAGTCCAAAGCAGAGGGAGATAAGGACCATGTCTACAGGCAGGGGCTTCTCTGCTCCACCCCAGTTGATCGTGGAGCCGAGGCTGAGGAGGACAAAAATGAGCATGGCCAAAAATTCCGCTGAAACTGCTTTCCAGAATGGCTGAGTCCAGACTCCCTTAAATGCCACCATGATGCTCTCACACTTACAGAGACGACCACActtactgaaaaggaaaacaaagatgtaTCAGGAGTCACCAAATAAGCCCTATGTGCTCCTGTTAAGGGCTGCTATCCAACAGACTTTGAAGAGAACATATTGAGCATCCTTAGGCTGAGACAACTACAGACTGCACTATAGGAGCAGATTGCCCTTAGAATGTGACCACTGAGTGTCTGCAGCTTCagttcacaaaaaaacccctctgtatcttttgaaataaatgagTATGTGTAAAAGTGTATTCTTCCACAATAGCTGACTTTCGCCTTAGAGGCTGTACAGCCCTACCACTTTCAGTGGCCTGTCAACCATCATGCTCATTAAATTAGTACGTGCTCCCTTTTTCTAAGCAAATCTGTACTATTCACAAAGCAGGtatgataattaaaaaaaaaaaaaaaggagtatcTTAATCAAACCCTAATGGTTTTGGTAACAGTGTGATGTTGGGAGCTTGTCCTTGGAGCTATAAGAGAAACTCTATTTGTTTGAACACTCACGCAGACCAGTATTTCAGTTTATACTTATGCAAAGAGCAGTTTCTTCCCTGTGGATGTGGGGTAAAAATTGAATACAGCCAGGAGAATAGATGCAGTCCTAAATTCTGACCTTGAAATCAATCGTGCAATCAATAAAGTGCTTCCCTTTGGGCTGAGGGTGCCAAGCTGTGGAATAGATCCagtattttctgtatgtgtgGTGTGTAGAACTCTATGTGGCAAAGAAAGAAGTGTCTTGATTTTTCTCTCAGCCTGGAGATGCTTTTTGTTAGTCTACACTGCCTTCCTGACGAGTTACAATATTGCTAGATGTTCAGATACCTATGAAAGTGGGTCACCAAAGAAAAGTTATTTGTGGTATTAATAAATTAGGAGAATAAGCCAAAAGGGAAGCATTTTAATGAGTTTCTAAGGAATGCTAACAAGATTCTTCtctaaaaacaaaagcaaaaaacctccaaaccctccaaaaagtagaaaacaaaggaaagaatattCAGCTGCTACATTTGGGAACTGAATTTCAAATGGAAGATGGATGAATTTATGCTCAGTTATCTAAGGTAACTGAGctaaaatgcatatttaataCCACTTAGATAAGAAAGAAGCATAAAAGCATGTCTGCCCTTTTCAAGCTATTGCAAGAGGAATGGCCCATGAATTTCTTAACAGTTGCAGTGAGTTAGGGAAAGGCAATTTAATCCTGTGACTGAagcaaataatttgtttttctgtctcatttcttATGCTAATTTACTGTGTGTTTTGGATAGGTCGTTTGAACTCTATCTCAGTTCTCTAGACTCTCATATGAGAACAAGAATTACATTTTCTCCTACAAATGGCTGTTGTAAAGTGCTTGTGAAGTGACCTGAGAGACCTGAGCAGGACTTGCTTTCTTAGAGAAGAATTGAAGCTAGAACCTCAAAAGACAACAAAATCATCCCCAAAATCTTTTGATTTTGGGTCATACTCAAGACAaacagaatgatagaatagaatcatagaatagttagggttggaaaggacctcaagatcatctagttccaaccctgctgccatgggcagggacacctcacactaaaccatcccacacaaggcttcatccagcctggccttgaacactgccagggatggagcattcacaacctccctgggcaacccataccagtgcctcatcacccttacagtaaagaatttcctccttatatccaatctaaacttcccctgttcaagttttaacccgttaccccttgtcctgtcactacagtccctaatgaagagtccctccccagcatccctatagaatcacagaatagttacagttggaaaggacctcaagatcatctagttccaacccccctggccatgggcagggacacctctcactaaaccatccaacacaaggcttcttccaacctggccttgaacactgccagggatggagcactcacaacctccctgggcaacccattccagtgtctcaccaccctaacaggaaagaatttcctccttatatccaatctaaacttcccctgtttaagttttaacccattaccccttgtcctgtcactacagtccctgacgaagagtccctccccagcatccctataggcccccttcagatgctggaaggctgctattaggtccccacgcagccttctcttctccaggctgaacagccccaacttcctcagcctatcttcatacgggaggtgctccagtcccctgatcatcctcgtggccctcctctggacttgttccagcagttccatgtcctttttatgttgaggacaccggaactgcacacaatactccaagtgaggtctcacgggagcagagtagaggggcaggatcacctctttcgacctgctggtcacgctccttttgacgcagcccaggatatggttggctttctgggctgcaagcgcacactgaagctggctcatgttcagtttctcatcgaccaacacccccaagtccttctctgcagggccgctctaaatctcttctctgcccaacctgtagccgtgcctgggattgctccaacccaggtgtaggaccttgcatttgtcatggttgaacttcataaggttggtatcagcccgcCtaacaagcgtgtcgaggtccttctggatggcatcccttccctccagcatatcaaccgaaagATGTTTCTGTAAGATCTCATATTAACAGTAAGTTAATGGCCAACTATGTAGACTAGACTTTTTGCTCAAAATGGCTCCAAAATCATTGCCTTCCCCAATGCTGAAGCTCACAGGTATTTGGTCAGCCTTACCTTTGAACTTTACACCCAGATTCTTACTGAAACCTAAAGGCTTACTTACCTCTCACACCCTTACTACTTCCTCACTAACAATTTGTTTTAGTGGCTTAAGACACAGGTACTATATCCATACTGACAAAAGTTAATTTTTCCCAGGGTATATCCCAAGTGAACATTTTATACAGGGATGAAGCATGTCCTGAAGCTCATGGAAAAGAAACCCAGACACACAAGGAAAACAGCACTCATCTATTCTTTCAGCCTCAGCTCAGTCGGACACAACCTGGATTTACCTGAACATTCACTTGCTAAGCAAAATGCAAGCTCTGGAGTTATACTGCAGACTTCTGCAAAGTTCCCAACCACCAAAGGCTCTATGGGGGGAATGCAGGTTTTTGGAGCATGGGATAGAGGCACATGGTGACTCTTGACTTCTTTGAGTATGCCTGACCATCTCCTTCTGTATACAGAGAAGAGTGAGATCGGCAAATTACTTACACACCTTCATCCTGTGGAAGTGGACAGAAAATGGGTTTTCTGTTTGATATTATATTTTGAGTTAGTTATGGAGCATCATGAAAGAACACATTAagagtgagtgtgtgtgtgcacacgcacacacatgtACAAGAGAGGGAAAGGGGACCCCGAAGATCACACCATCTTTTGAGCTGTTGATGGGCCTGTCTAGCAGGAGACTACCACTAACAAAGGGCAGATCTCACACTGTTTATTGAGCTGAGATGATGTCCAGTGAACTCAGCCAATATTATTTATATCCCTGAAAATGCAAAAGTGCTGCATGCAAGCCAAATGGGTAACTCAAACACAGAATCCTGCTCATCAACATAAAGAAAGGTTCTGTTCTTCTGAAACAGCATACTACacggaaaaaaatcaaaatggcAGAGCTACACCCTCAGCCGTACTTTGACAGTTAATGAGCTGAACATCTATTTTTAATGCATACACGTTTTTTGAAGCAGTCTGTTTTTCTATGATTTCAACACCCAGCAAAATGTACTGATATCGTGGCCAAACTTTTCTTTCGAACTGCACACCTTTCTTCCCCACAGCAACCTCCCTTACAAATGTTAACAAAAGCTTAATAGTTGTGTTTGAGCCCTGAGTCCAGGTTTTCACTTACATCTAGAGGCTTTCAGCAATTCAGAAATCAACACCATTTCCAACATCCAATATTTTAGCATGCAGTTAATTCAAAGGCTTGAGACAGAGAGAGTGTGAGGGCTGTGCCAGGTCTGAAACCAAAATGGGACTTCCCAGCAGATAAGATTTTCCAGTGAAAttgcaaaatgattttttttttttgcagtagtTGCTCAAGGTTGCCTTAAAtacaacacaaaaccagaaagacacTTTCATGTTATGGTCACACATTAATTTCACATGTGGCCACGCTTGAAATTCTCTGATCTGGACTAAAAGATTACATAGTGTGTTTAATTGCGTGCAAGGTGGTTTTTTACAGGTCAGGTTAccatcagggctgcaggcaTGATCGTGGCCTCAGAGCCCTAacaataaaagtaataaaaaagtcTTCAGCACACAAGTCAGGCAATGTTCTAAAaagtcttccttttctaactggtATCATTTCCAGGAGTGGAGCAAACAGCCTGGATGTGGCTTGCAGCCAGCCCCTCCACACGGCACTACTGTCACACTGAAGGTTTGACCATGCCGCAGCTATTTGCAGCGGCATCTCCACAGCAAACTCACATACTCCCCGACCTGTGCTGGCACAGCCGGCTGTAGCTCAAATGGACATTGAGCACTAGCTTGCCAGCTTgtgtggaggagagggagaggctACAGTTGCAAAATAAATACACGATCGCAGAACTTGCTTATAACCATTCTGCCTCATTTTCCAATACAATGTTGAATGGGTGACTGTCGTGGGTATCTacaggaggtgggaaggggAGCCTTGGGAGCATGGTACCTCAGTTTTTTGGCGGTGCAGGTGCTGGGCTTTTTGTACACACGTCTGTTCGTTGCAGGACAGCAAGCAGCGAATAAAACAAAGTTTTAGGGTGTGGAGAAAGAGAGCGATTTACAACCCTCTGCCCCCCTTCATGAAAGAAAGGCTCTAAGGACGACAGAAAGGCTCCGGCGGTGCCTTCGGAGAGGGGAGCCCAGTACCCTGGGAGCCGCCCCTGGATGCAAAACGCCGGGGCAAAGCACTCCCGGCAGCGCGATCTTCCCGAGCCCGGACAACGAAGGGGTCCCCACTGGCGCAGAGAAGGTCCCTCCTTGAGCATCCCGCTCCCCCCTCCCGAAGCTTTCCCATAAAGTCATCTTCGGTTTGGGtgcctgcctccctgcctgcgtcccctccctcctcccgcCTCGCCCCGCGGAGGGCCGCGCACTCACCCGCGGCGCGGAGCGGCCGCTCCGTCGCTCATGCCTCCCCGGCGGGCGCGGGTGCGCTGCTCGGGGCGCGGGGCGGGAGGGTGGCACGGCTCCCGACCATGCGGCCCTCCCCTACCTGCTGCTCCGGGCGGGCCAAGGCTGCCTTAGAAACTGCCGCCGCAGCCCCGGCCGCGGGTCATCTGCGATCATGTGGATATGCAGATTGATTCAGGGGCTTAAAAGAAGCCCGAAGCGAGCCCactgtgcttctgcagcacGGGGAAGCATTCCTCggtttctcattttttttctctgccaagCACTGTGTGTGAAAAAAGTCTAAAGAACTCTGCAGCCAGGGAGCTTTCTCCATCTGAAATGCCTATTAGAACATTACTAGAACTCTACTGGCTGCAGAAGAGACAAAGTGGTTCTATTTGTTGGAAGCTGCTAAATTCAATAAAGTTTTGCCTACTGAAGAAAGCCAAGGGAGGCCACTGAAGAGATGTTGAAATTAGACAGCGAGGAAACTCAGATGGTTCCCACATTGAGAGAGACTTTTTGTAAGGTCATGTAGTGATAGCAGAGGGAGTAATGACTTTAAACTCAAAtcgggtagatttagattagctactaggaagaagttctttaactgtgaggatggtgagggaCTGGCACAggatggctgccccatccctagcagtgttcaagaccaggttggacagtggTGTTTTGAgtaatctggtctagtggaaggtgtctctgaccatggcaggggggttggaactggatgagctttaaggccccttctaacccaaaccattctatggttctatgattctatgactctacaGCACCCAAACAATCCAATGAAAAAACAACCTTtcacataaaaggaaaaaagcaaagttgCCCAAGTTTCCAGGCACAATTATTTCATTAGAGAATGCGTAGAAATGGTCACTTGAAGGAGACAGGGGTGAAGATGGAACAAAGTATctaggttttttctttttttccccattggcTTAGACCTTTGTATGCAGTAAAAGAATCTTTGCATaagttatataaaaatattgtaaGCTACATGTTCGGGTGTTAAATGAGGTTAAAAtagcacacacagagaaactACATCTACTGTGCGTTCatgcagcaacagagaaagaatCAAAGTTTGGCATAATGGTCAGCCAGCCTGTACAGGACAGACTGTAACATATAATCTTCCAGACCACTAGAAAACAGTGCAAGATCCGAAGAACTACTTTGGCCATGGAAACCATGGACAGAAGGTCTTCATCTGTTAGGGGATTGTAGGTAATAATTTACACCAGGGAAAAGCAAGTATAATGTATAACACTGTCAGTTCAGGATGCCCTGGACAAATTTGTAcacacagcaataaaaaaagtgAAGCTCATGTGTTAAATACTTACCAATCACAATTTGTGCTAAATGCAGGTGATTATAAAGTACAAGTGTAGGTGTTTCTCTCACgtttgccttctcttcccctaAAGCCATGTCATAAAGGACAAAATGTAAAAAACTGACATTCACAGGAGGTGCAGTCATCATTGCGCAGCTCTGCTCTTTCAGTTGGTGCATTTGTCTTTTCCATCTATGCCCTTCACCACCTGCTACAGTGAATCAAGAAACTTCGACTCCTAACACTGTCTTAATGACACATAAAGCCATTGAATCTTTCATATACTCACAGACCAACTTCTTCCATCAAAGCTGCCTGAGCAGTTCCTCACAATTAAAGGATTTCAGTTAAGATGttcttctgcatattttttttaccctattcccttttccccttctgctACTACTGTATAAAAAGCTCATTTTCAGTGCTCTGTTTTAAACACCTGTGGCTTCCCTTGATGTAGCTTGAATGTGACACATCTTTCTCCACCTGCATTTTGTAACGTCATTATCCGAGCATTTCAACCTTTTATGCCATAGCTACCTCTGCCATACAAAtcctttcctctgtttttctaaAAACTACAAAAGGCGCCTATATAAACCTCaaatttctttccagttttggaGCTGGCCGTTTCAAATCAGCTCTGAGTTTGCTTTCATAGCTCTGCCCTGACAACATGATTATTCTTTGGTACTTTGTGgactctgctcctgcagctcaaTTGTTTGTTCACAAACAAAATTCACTTAGCAAAGCTAAtaattgcttttccttttcttgcagaTAGCATATATATGCTCTTTTTGGTCCATAGAGCAGATCACTGCCACATGGAGAAGCAAGAACATTAATAGCTTCTGTCACTGCTACCATTCTTATTGTGATAGATCTTCTGGAGGATTAGACAAAGGTTGTGGCCACATAAACAGAGAAAGGCAATGCTTCAGGCACAAACCTGCAGCAAACTGCACTGTGCCAGCTCTGATCAAACAAACAGACTATGTTCTGTTGAAAACAGAGAAGGCAAGGAAGACAGCCCTTGAGATGGCACTGAAAACTGGAGGAAAGCTGCCCCAGTTTGTCTAGGGATAAATTTGTTGATTTGGGGAGTTGGAAATATACAAGGTTGCTAGTTTTTAGTTGTATGTTTTCATCTTTGTAAAACCTGGGTTGATTCAGTTTGGATTTCTGTGCAAGGCTGCaatatttcttctgctgctgtgctcaaCACAGTTAGGAAAATAACTTACAAAagaatatatatgaaaaatttaaaactggttttaaagCACAGTCATGGTGCAGAAGGGCAGACAGCATGGATATGTACAGTGGAGTCTCCAtgtgcctctgcttctcctgCACTGAATATTAAATCTGAGTTTCTACAGTAGTTTTTAGGACATCATGAATTAAAGGTCTCTGTAGGAACACAAGCCATGGTAAGAAGATGCTGCAACACGTAAGACACATCCTCAttctgagcaaggacttcaCAGACAGTTGAAGCGTGTTGGATCTGGGAATTCAGTTTGGTCTGTTATGGAGGAGAGGGCATGCTGCCAAAGTTGGAGAGGAATGTGCAAGCAGCTAATTCCAGTTAAAACAATATGAGGGCGAGAGGCAGAAAAACTCCCTGCACTAGATTCTGTCACCTCACTGAATAACAGTGTGGGAAGAGTCCCTTCACTTCTATGGCGAGCCTCTTGGATATTCACTCTGGCAACTCTGTCAGACTACAGGGTTTGTCAGACAagactgaaacagagaaaagaaagatcaaaatcgaaaaaaaaagacataatttAGAAGCACTGTGTGTTTTCCCAGTGCCTCCTCTTCCACTTGTACCCAGGAGTGCTCTCCCTTACCCTACTGTTGCTAAGCTTCTCAGTTTGTTCGGCTCCTCTCTCAGCACCACTTCAGGCTTTCAGTTTCCAAAACCAATGAGGCTTACATGCATGTGTttgctctcttcctccctctttctgtgGGTATTCCTGCCCTTTCTACCAGATCTTGAACCCATCAACCAGCGTCAGCTACAGCTGATGGAGGATCAGAAATCACGAAGGTGTTTAggctcctgccagccccaggaGTGTGAGTGGCTGCAGGCAACCACAGCAAAAGggactcctgctgctgctggcaggagagGCTCCAGGAGGATTTTCAGAAGTGCCTGAGTGATGGAGGGACTTAGTTGCTGTTTTCAGAGTACTGCAGACTCCAAGGAGACTAAATTCCTTTGACCTTCCTTGGCTCCTGTCGACAAGAGCGGGCTGTAAGCCTTTCAGAAACTGTTGACGCTTGCAGAAACTCTCAGACTTTTTCTGACTGAATGAAAGGTTCATTCTGTTGCCACTAATAAATCCCCCTCCCCACACCAATTTATGTTTTATAAGTTTGGGTTAAGCTTTGTCTACTAAAAGGATCTTACATAAAACACCGCTTACTGAAATGTGATCTTCGCacatttctgaagttttaattTTCCTACACTGTAATCTTGTTACTTAGGTCATTCATTTTGTCACGCCCTGCTATCAGCCTGGTCCAGGTTTGGCTGCAGGGCTATGTTCTCCTGACATTTAGAGCAAGAATTCCCTGGGAAATCAGTCAAGAGATTTGACA
This sequence is a window from Lathamus discolor isolate bLatDis1 chromosome 2, bLatDis1.hap1, whole genome shotgun sequence. Protein-coding genes within it:
- the AQP4 gene encoding aquaporin-4 isoform X1; the encoded protein is MSDGAAAPRRGKCGRLCKCESIMVAFKGVWTQPFWKAVSAEFLAMLIFVLLSLGSTINWGGAEKPLPVDMVLISLCFGLSIATMVQCFGHISGGHINPAVTVAMVCTRKISLAKSVFYILAQCLGAIVGAGILYLITPPSVVGGLGVTAVHGDLSAGHGLLVELIITFQLVFTIFASCDSKRSDVTGSVALAIGFSVAIGHLFAINYTGASMNPARSFGPAVIMGKWENQWVYWVGPIIGAVLAGALYEYVYCPDVELKRRFKDVFSKATQPSKGKYIEVDDNRSHVETDDLILKPGIVHVIDIDRGEDKKGRDASSEVLSSV
- the AQP4 gene encoding aquaporin-4 isoform X2, translating into MFSKCGRLCKCESIMVAFKGVWTQPFWKAVSAEFLAMLIFVLLSLGSTINWGGAEKPLPVDMVLISLCFGLSIATMVQCFGHISGGHINPAVTVAMVCTRKISLAKSVFYILAQCLGAIVGAGILYLITPPSVVGGLGVTAVHGDLSAGHGLLVELIITFQLVFTIFASCDSKRSDVTGSVALAIGFSVAIGHLFAINYTGASMNPARSFGPAVIMGKWENQWVYWVGPIIGAVLAGALYEYVYCPDVELKRRFKDVFSKATQPSKGKYIEVDDNRSHVETDDLILKPGIVHVIDIDRGEDKKGRDASSEVLSSV